TTATAGCATCTTGCTCTTCGGAGTGAAcatgttcaagttgatcccAGATCCCTACCTCGGCCATTCATTCCTCGTCACGTCAGCTCTTGTTGCTTTATTTCTCATGTCATTTGGCTACTTCATGGTATTCATAGCCGTAAGTTCACTTCTTTCTAAAACCAAGCCCTTCGCTAAAAATCCCAATACTGCCTACACTACTACTTTTGGGACCATACGTTGGAGTAAATATTGGTGGGCGGTGACTTTCCCCTGTGGTACCATGTCGTTGTCAAACCTCGAAATCTCGAAAGGGTTCGTGGGAAACTATGAATTGCCTTTTTTCAGAGTTATGAGCTGCATTTTTGCTTTAGGAATGTTGACTATCACGGTCACATGCTTGGTTGGAATCGTTATTTATATCGTCAAACGTGTTGCAAGACTCTTTGACAAACTAGACCATAAATCTATAGTATAAAAAGtatttcatcatcattaatagaattgattttgaatatcGCTGTTACTGATTGCACCTCATTGATTGTTTCACGTAGACTTGAgattgggtgcaaaaaatgaTGCAGCGTAACGTTAACAATCCCTACATACTGCAAATAGTGGACGCaaaatgggtgcaaaataaaGTACAATTTTCCTGTATCGTTTATTTACAAAATCACTCCCTAATCCAAATACACCAATAACGTAAAAACAAGAATTACAACTAGTAGAAAAATCATAATAAAAAAATCCGAGTTCTCCATATAGTCTCACCTGAGACAGGGTCTGAACTGGAGCTTGAACCTAAACCGAAACGACGCCAAAGATGAACCTTAGTTTGTCTTAGTTCTTTGAGTTCCAGAACCACCCATTGGTGCCTTTACTGCCAGAATCCAATTGTGGGTTGAAAACCGTATCTTTACCATTTTCGGAAACGCTTTCTTTGACAGTTACCCAGTCTTTGGCATCAAGAGGTCTGgttttcaaaattgtcTTTGTTAAAGACGTGCCGTCATTGAATGATTCAGTCTTaatttccttcaattcaaCCTCATTTGTTTCGGAATTCTGGGTGTAGAACGATTGGTAAGAGTTGGAAACAACTCTCCTCTCGTTACTGTCAGTTTCCACAGGAGGTTGAGCCTGGGACTGGACTTCTTTAGCCGTCTTGACTCTTTCCAAATATTTCTTTCTAGCCTCTTCTCTCTGTTGGCGAAGATTGGCATACATGATGTTCTTCCAGCTCAAATAATCGTCAaactttctgaagaaaacaCCCTTTTCTCCCAAGTCAATCACCCCCTTGGAAGTCGTTTCATCTACACCCTTCTCTAGGATAGCATTGTCCAAGTCCTCTTTAGTCAATATGGtgtttctcaacttctcttgCTTGTAGTTCAACAATTCGACAGGCACTTCTCTGTTGGGGAATAGACATCTCCAGTAGCCTCTACTGTCCCAGACAGATTCACCAGCCTTGTTCAAGCAGTTATTGTATGCTCTAGTCAGTGGTGTCTTGTATGCATAGTAGCCAAAAGGAGTTCTTCCGTTGCGGAACGAGCCGCTAATTAAGTCCAGGAACCGCCCGCCATAGAAATCACTGATTCCCGTTGAAATCCCGTCATAGCCACCCTGATTACGTTTACACCAAGATGAGTGGATAGCGTCACGTGTCTCGTACGGCTTGGGAAAGGCAGCATCGATGTCTACATCCATGCCGGTGGAACTCTCTTCAAGCTCGGAAAGAACAGTGTCAAAGCCAACATCCTTCGatgtgaagaagtttctcaCGTTCTTGCGCATTTGGTTCATGTGGCCGGAGGAATCGccatcaacatcaaaaagCCAATTGAACGAGTAATCTTTGGCAAAATCGTTGAAGTCGCTGAAAGATTCGTTTGTCAAGTGGAAGACTGATTTGGCAAAACTGGAAACGTTTTGTTTGAAGTCCTTGATGTTTTCGACCATCTTGTCAAACTCCTCCTTATTATGTACTTCACTGTTAGCAGTCTTGGATTCACTGTTGAAAAAGCATTTCCTGCTGCCATTACTGTTGCTATCGCCGTTAGATTCACAGGTCATCGTGGCAGTGTTGGTAAATCAAATATGTTACAATTGCCAGAATTGACACACtcaataaagaaagaaatcaaattaTAATTTATCTTTGCCATCAAGGATCTCCTTATTATGCGAAAGGAGGAGTGATGCATCACGTGATACAATCTCCGATTTGATCCCGTTAAATGGAATGCTGGAGTGCTATAGACGAGCTGGGGTGATTCAAGGAGGTGGCTCGTTTATGTTGACGGTCAATTGCTTAGTAAGGTACCGTTTCCGTTTGGTAATTTGCTTTTTTATTTCGTTTTCGGGTGGAATCTGTACTTTGTTCCACAGTTAAGTACCACATAATTGCACATTCTGAGGTTCTACATAAGGACAAAATGGAACATTGGGCATATTCAGAAATTCGTTTCTTTCAGTTGCACATTCTATGTAATTCATCTGACTATAAATCCACATAATCATCTATTTCTTCGCCGTTGGCCCCACTATTTCTCCGAACTTCCTTGAGgctcttcctcttcattcCCCCACACTAATTATTCCATAGTTAATTTTTCGCAGCGAGTCTCTAACGCATGAGGAGGAAAATATatggctgaaaaattgaaaaatctcagTATTGGTATTTCCTATTGACTAATTTTTCTAGAATTCTTATGAGAGTAGTCTCGTTAGTATCCTTGCGAAGTTATTCAAGCGGACTTCGGAAATCCCTAAAAGGCTCTTCCAGACTTGGGAAGAGACCTTCTgcttcgtcttcatctagCGAAATCTCCAAGTCTGTTCATCCTACAACTCCAGCCAGAACAAGATTCGCTCCTTCTCCAACGGGATATCTACACCTTGGGTCGTTGAGAACAGCGTTATACAACTACCTTCTTGCGAAGAATACAGGAGGCCAGTTCATCTTACGTCTTGAAGATACAGATAGAACGCGATTGGTTCCTGATGCTGAACAGAATATCTACGACAGTCTCAAGTGGTGCAACTTGACTATAGATGAGGGCCCAAATGAAGGTGGTCCCTATGGGCCCTATAGGCAATCTGAAAGAATGGAAATTTACAAAAAATATGCCCAAATACTCGTAGACCTGGGCCATGCATATCGATGTGTCTGTTCTAAAGACAGGCTCCTTCACTTGCGAGAAACGGCTACAAAGCTAAAGCCTCCAACCACAGTTACATACGACAGAAAGTGTTTGCACGAACAAGAGGGACAACTCATTGACAGTAACGACTATGTGATACGGTTCAAATCACCAGATACTTATGAGCCATTTAAAGATTTGGTCCATGGCAACCTTAATCTTCAACCACAATATAACTACAGCGATAGGCGATACGACGATTTCGTAATAGTAAAATCCGACGGAATGCCCACATACCATTTTGCAAACGTAGTTGATGATCATTTGATGAAAATCACCCATGTCATTAGAGGCGAGGAGTGGCTTCCTTCCACACCTAAGCACATTGCCTTGTACAATGCATTTGGATGGACTCCACCAAAGTTCACTCACATTCCGCTCTTGACTTCGcttgaagacaagaagttgtccaagAGATCAGGAGACATTGGAATACTTTCTCTTAAAGAGAAGGGAATCCTTCCTGAGGCATTGGTCAACTTTGTAGCTCTCTTTGGTTGGTCTCCAGTTCGCGACGCCCCTGGCGTAAGTGCGAATGAGTCCATGTCCttagaagaaatcgagGAGAAGTTTTCTCTAGATCATTTGACTAGAGGAAATGCTAAAGTTAATGACTCAAAgttattcttctttaatAAACATCACCTCCACAAAGCTCTCAGGGACCCAACGAAGATTGATCAGTATGTCAAGGAAATATTCCCACGTTTATCTCAGTTAAGTCATGGAAAATATAGTGAAGCTgatgtcaagaagttgatacAAAATCTCGGTTCAAGTTTGACTTCAattaatgaaattgaaaccGACCATGCTTATCTCTTTCAACCCAACGACTACTCTACATTTCAAAAGATTGGAGATCCTAGTAAGGCTGCATTAATTGTACAGGCACTTCTTGACGAGCCGGCAGGTTCGTTTAAGCTGAATGTAGATGTCATACTACAAAAGCATCCTGAACTTGCAAAGAAGGATATCTTCCAAACAGTGAGACTTGCTTTGTCAGGAGGAAAGCCTGGATTGAATGTTCCAACGTTGATCGATACCCTTGGCGAGGATGCCTATAAAGAAAGACTTAactcttttcttgtatatataaataaCTAGATCATGTATATATAGATTTCTGCGCTAATGAATTTGCTTTGAAGTCCATGAAATCAGGTTCCTTATTTCCTCTATCTGTTCCGTCGACCAAAGGACCAGAATAAATGCAATGAACTGCCATTTCAGGATGATAATAGAGACCTGTCAAAAGCTTGGGAGTGACCAAGAAATACTGTGAACTCAAACTATGGCAGGCCGTGTCCACCAAGTACCTGTGAGCCatcttttcattctttcgATCCATCCCTTGATTGATTTCATCCACAACTCTAAATGGAGAATTTGTTAATCCCAGCAAAGACATCATGAAAAAGATAGTTGTTACTGCTCTTTCCCCTCCAGATTGTGATTGGTGGTCCAAAACCTTTAGCTCTGACTCTTGTCTAAATTTAACTagaatttgcaatttccaATCTTTGAATCTTTCTGCTTTGGCTAATTCTACTTGTCCATCGCTTGCGACTCTGGAGAATCGCTTGTTAAATGCTAATGAAATATTCCGAATTGCCTTAGTTAGCTCTGGTTCCCATGCTTCTTGAATATCACTAATTCTTTTGTCCAATTTAGACTTGTCGTCCTTCAACCTTGGAAGAGTCTTCTCGAGTGAATCAATTTCAGTCAAGGTCCTCCGTAATCTTTCGATGGAACTCACATCAGCAGTAGCCATCACAGACCGCTCGTCTTCTAAAAGCAGTATTTTGTCTCTTATCACCTGTTCTGAGAAGTTACCAGCATCCATATATGCCTTGGCAAGCCTAGACAATAGTACTCTTTCTTCCGGAGTGTACGAAGCACTCTGTTCTTCGATCTTTTTAACAGCATCCCCCTTCTTAATTTGGTCATATTCTGCTTTCAATCTTTCATACTCCTTTCTTAATGaaacttgttgttcttctacTTTAGCAATTAGATTCCGGGCCGCGATCtctctgtttctgattTGAAGCACTCTAAATGATTGCAAACTTAGCTCAATAGCAACATCGCTAGATTCCTTACCAATGATACTAAGCTCCGATAACTTGTTTGAATAATCCAAATACTTTGATTTGATCTTCTCTTCGGTTTCGTCAACTTGTTCACTTGTGTCTTCTGTAGATTCCtttgttgtctttttgaTTTGCGCGTCAAGAGCCGTTAACTTTCCTTCTATTTTTGCCCTGTTTTTCGTTTCATTGGTGAAATGCTGAATTTTATTTTTATATTTCTCAAGCTCAGCCGAAAGTTTACGACTTTCTGAATCGAGACTTTGCTTCTCAACAAGAtatccatcttcttcgcCTTTTAAAACGTTGTACCTGTCCTTAAATTCCTGTAACTGACCATTCATGAAATCTTTAGCTTCTTGAGTCAATCCTGATGAATCGAACCATCTAGATCCAGTAACCTTTTCCGTAGTATAAGAAACTTGATTCAGACCATAGTTCGATTTAGTCAACACAAATAGAGTATCATGAGAAataaacttcttgaaagGGTATCTCCCGTTTCCATCTAGCATTGTCAATCGTTCGATCTGCTCTTCTGATAATCCACTTCTACTCACGGGAATATCCTGAATCTTTGATATATCATATATCATATCTACCACTGGCCCTGGACCCGAAAGAAAATCTGACAAGTAGCATTCGAACCCCCATTGCTTTAATCTTTCTTTGGGAATACGTGGATTTCGTGTACCCAGGTTGGTTGTTAATCTAATTGGGAAatttatcttcatcttcctttgaaaagaagagatcatGCTGAAATCTTGTTTGTTAGTGGTGGTAATTGAAAAGAGCGTATTGTTGTCAATCACCTTTTCCAAGTGTGGGGCCATTGTTTTGTTTGTTACAGTACAACAAACCACAGGCGACTCAAAATAATGGTCCTTTAACTGAGCTTCATCTCTGAGAAACTTGTGTGCATTATATGCCCCATCCCTCAAAGAGTTTGGCGGCCCCCCTCTTGGAGAAAGGACCATTAGTCTATCTTTACTGTTTAAACTCTGCTCTACTCGCTTCTTATTGTTCATGATTTCTTTTCGTGACGATTgcttttcttgaattttgtcctccaagtcttcaatcttgCTTCCTATTTCatccttcttttcagaCACTTCCCTTCGCAATTTTCTGTAACCTTCAACCTCATCTTTGTCAGGTAATACTATCAAGTCACGTTGTGAAATCAATTCGTGCcttttttcttcaagtttctttAATTGATTCTGCAATTTGATCGATTTACTCTTCAAAGACTCAACCGTTGACTTCAAGCCTCCGATTTCCTCCTTAATTTTCGATAAATCTGCCTTTCTATTGATAAACCTAGACCGTATTTCCTTTTGCTTGTCATCTATATCGGAATATAGTCctttttccatttcaactttggtttctatttctttatGCTGGTCTTTCAAAGGGTCCATGGAAGATAAAAACTTCGACAATTTAGATTTTGCTTTGTCTCTCTCTCGTTTTAAATCTGCTCTCTGTTTTTTGAGATCAGATAGTTGGGCGTACGGAATTATCTTTGTGTGTTGCTCTATCTCTAGAGTCTTTCCTTCATACTCTTCAAGCTTCTTTATATCTGCTTCTAgtctacttctttcttcgttgaaTTTCAgtaacttttcttcaagttcttctattcttgtAGTCACATCTTGTCTCAGAGTATCgttcttgatcaaatccTCATGAAGACGGTACAACTGGCCATCACCTaaagttctttctgtttccaTAAGTAGCTTCTCTTGTGACATCCCAGCAAATTCAGCTACCCTCTCTTGCGGCAAAAAGTGACATAAATTGTCCAACTGGATGTTAAACCTAGCTCTTAACTCTTTAACTTTGGCTTCTGTGGCCGGCCTGTGGTTTATATACCAACGGTTTTCTTTTGCCGTGAACTCTCTTTTAACTAAAATAGGAGGTTGACCAtcaaaattcttgattGTAACTTCAGTTGAAGCTGTGGACTTTCCTTTCTTAATCATGGAAGAAAGAGTCTGTCTTTTAATAAGATCAATCTTTCCACCCAACCCCAAACAGATCGCAGAAACTACAGTACTTTTACCAGATCCATTAGGACCAATAACCATGTTGAGTGAAGGAGACAAATTGAACTCTCCACTACCGtagttgttgaaattggtcaacttcaacttcataaGACTTCCAGGACGGAAATCACGAGAACTCTGTACTTTCCTACGCTTAGCCACAGATTCAGAATCATTGGGACCAACATATTGTCTCAAATCGCCTATGGCTTGGTATATGTCCGTCATTGTAGACGTGTGCCGATAATGGAATATCTGGTCACTTAATACTGACTTTTGCTAGTGCTCTAAGCTGTCCTGACTTTTGATACAGAAATTCTATTTTGATCTAAAGCGCGTTTAAGGAGAATTATTAAGTACTGCGGCACGGATCTTTAAACTCTTGTTAACATATAGAGAATGTGTTTCACTTGAAGTACGACTACGTCCATAAATTGTAATCCGCAGATATATAGGCTTACAAAAGTAAGTCAGGCTAAGAAATAGAAGTGTATTGTATTCTCATAAAGGATCGAATTCAAAATTCGATTTCGCCAACGTTATAAATCACATGATATTTTACACGTGATATATGTTTACGTATCCAGGCACCGgtagaagaaaaataaACAACTTCCAGTATTCAATTGATCCATACAAATCATTAACCATATATACTCAAGGATATTCTGCATCAAACGCGTAAAAATGGTACGTATCAAATATGTATAAGTTGGAAGTGGTCTGAACACaatttctggtttctgTTGTTCgtttttgatttttcaaccAGTTTTCAGATCCTAAATATCCACTCCACATACACCCATTACTAACATCTTAAGTCCCAAAACACCAAAACTTACAAAGACGCTTTTGCCCTTTTTGACAAGAAAGGAACAGGTAAGATTCCAGTTGAACATTTGGGTGATTTGTTAAGAGCAGTTGGCCAAAACCCTACATTGGCAGAGATCTCTGAGTTGCAAAACTCTGTTGAATCTACAGAATTTGACTTTGACACATACCAGAAGATCATAAACAGACCCGATGGATTCAAGCCTTTGGGATTGCCTGAGGACTATATAAAGGGTTTTCAGGTCTTCGACAAAGAACAGACTGGCTACATTGGCGTTGGTGAATTGAGATACATATTGACTTCGATTGGGGAAAAGCTTTCCGACTCGGAAGTGGATGAGCTCTTAAAGGGTGTCAATGTCACTTCTGACGGTAACGTCGACTATGTAGAGTTCGTCAAGTCCATTTTGGACCAGTAGAGTATGAGTTTGTTTAGAGGATAAATGGTGTCActatttatttatttcGTATATGTTTTTGTGttccttgttgttgtttcttttcaattcaacaactgcCACTGGTTACTTCTATCGGATAAATATACAATGGTAATTATTGCATATCGTGAAGCTTCGCTGAAGTTTTATCTTCCTTGGTTAACTATGTGAAGAGCAAACCGTGTGTAGTTTGTGCAGgaatatttttcacttaACTTGACTCTTCACTAGATGCTCAACTCTAGTAACAAGCTACTGTTGGTCCGTATTCAAAATGGCCGATATCAGCATTGATGCCGAGTCGATAGAAACACAAGACTTGCGCAGAAATGAAAGGTTTCATATGTATCCCAGTGAAAGGTTGGAGGCATTCACATTGACTGCTGGTATCATTGGAGGGTTTGCTGGGTTCTTCGATGGGGTCAAGCGGGCTTCCTTAAGATATCTTACAGAAAACAGTCATAGAATGCCCAAGACAGTAGGAGGCTGGTACTTCTAtcacaagaagaagaattacGTAATGATCATAGACGGCTGTGCTACTGGGTTCAAGCAGGGTTGTAAGTATTCTGCTGCGGTAGGAGGGTTCTTCGGTATGGAATGGGTGATAGACACTTATGTAAGATCGCAAatagacttcttcaacaccgTGGCAGCTGCTACTGTCTATTCGGCTCTCTATGGGATGTACCAGAGCTTAAGTGCGGTTCAGACTAGAAAGTATATCCTAAAGGGATCTGCGTTGGGCTTGGGTTTGGGTTTGGCTCAAGATTCGCTTCGTTATGTTAGAGGAGCAGACGTCTggtatttgaagaaatttgGAATCAGAAATCCAAATGGACCCCAAGCCTTGGCATAAAACTAAATAAAGTTCTGTTATCAATCTCACTTGTATATAGAGATAATGGGAAGGGAATTGATATTTAATTGTTAATATAGTGGTAGTATATACAAATGACAAATACTTCATAGACTATACATTACATCAACGTTATGGCTCATTAAAGAAATCGTTCTATTAACTATGAAGTGTTTCTGATTTACTTGTCTACTCTTCGTCACTTTCGTCCAAGTCAGGGACTGGATACTTCAAGAGAGCCGCTATCCCAGTCAACTGGTTGAGTTGGATTCCTGACTCGTGCAAGCTGGAGAATATAAATACCTTTGCACCAAGATTTTTGGCTCTTTCCGTCAAGTCAATgtagtttcttctggtgtCAATGTCGTCACTTCTGAAAAGCTGGTCGGTGACCATCAAATACCTGACGGCATCCAAGTCGAGAGCCTTAGTCACTTCCTCAAGACCGTACCATGCTCTTccatcatcatcattaaGAGCAATCTGGAATTTATGCAACACTTCTGATTCCTCGGAGAATTTGGTGTCGCTTAACCGCTTCTTAGTAGCAGGATCTTTCAACACTTCTTCCAATCCTTGCAAGTATCCAGTCGACGAATGGGTTATCACGAACTTGCTCTTGTTCTTTAGGATGTCATTGTAGATCTTCGAGTCCTTGTTGGAACTTTGGGAATTCTGAGCAGCCGTACATTCCTGCATTATTTTGTCATATAATGACTTGGCTACGAATCCAGGAGATGCCAATAAAATCACTTTCAAGGCATTGAAGTCAAAGTGTCTTAACATCGTCTCTACCACCATTGTGAGAAATGTGTTCATGGCCTTGTCCAAGTCCTTGGTGCCATACTCGCTGTTTTTACGAGGAATCGACTTCTCTACCTTAGCCTTCATCACAGTCATGCTGTCTGTCACATAGCAGATGTGGGCCacaccttcttcaagaattaCAGCCCCGATATCAGCCTTCTTTTCGATTGAGCATAAGTCATTCAAAATCGACATGTCGTACTCGTCCCAATTGTCTTTGAGAATAGTCAAATCCTTCAGTAGTTCGACTTCAGCAGTATGGTAACTGTTCAAAGGAACATATTCGTTGGGCTCTATGGATTTTCCACTGAGTCGCATGTTGTTATCCGAGGCGATGTAGTCGATGTCTTCAAgcaccaacttcaacttgacgAGTACTTTTTCCATCTTGCTCTTGCCCTTTTGCACCTGAGTCAGATTTCCTTTCTTGACATTTCTATAGGATACAACTACTACGGTGTCTCCAGGCTTGAGGAGATTGTAGAGATACCAGAGATCCTCTGCATCTTGCGGCACAAATGTCACTGCCACATTCTTGTCCTTGAGTTTGACTTGGTTCTTCACAAGCATTTGTTCTAGTGAAGTTaaataagaaaagaagaatggCGTTGTCATCGCATATGGTCTTGTTCCCATAGGTTCCAtataatgaaaaatttatatACAGTGCCCGATAAAGCATACCATTTGGTACTATTGAATGATAAATATTGTTCATATACAGAATCAAGAATCTTAAAATTTGATATACTTAAGAGTAATACTTGGACATGATGTTATAGAAAGAGTCTCTCTAGTACAAATAGACAATCTCGCAATAGTAACTCATTATTTACGTATAGAACTCTGCGCGAAATTCCTTACATTCTACATCAAATCTGTATCTATATACCATTTCTCTCTACATTACCTCTATTCGTTTCGTTTATTTATGCTCGAAGGTTCTACTTTACCTCTGCCTTGACGATGGATGTGTTGTGGCAAAGTTCGCCTCTTTCATTGACCAATCTCTTTGGCTCCTTACCTTCTTCAGTGTAGGTGACTTCGAAGTTCTCAGTTGTGGAGAAGCCTGGTTGGACAGCTTCCcagatcttcttcttggggTTCAATTGCTTTTCTGGGACACCATTGAAGCCTTCAAAGAATATCTTTTCACCGGCCTTGGAGCCAGCAGGTGGATTGACGAACTCAACCTTGCCTTCAGTTGAGGCACACAATACCATTGCACAAGACTTGACACCTCTCATGGTGACTggcttcaagttggcaaCGACGACAACGTATCTCTGTTGCAAGTCCTCGATAGGCATGTAATTGACCAAACCGGAACACACGATTCTTGGACCCTCTTCATCGCCCATGTCGATAGTAGACATATACAACGAATCAGCGTTAGGGTGTCTTTCAGCCTTTTGAATGAAACCTACTCTGAAGTCAATCATAGAGGGGTTTGGTGgcacaacagcagcagcctgTTTGGCGTTTTGTTCAGCCTTAGCCTTGGCCTTAGCAGCCTTCTTGGCTTTAGCAGCTTCAGCTCTAGCCgccttttcttcttcggaAATTGGGCCCTTACCAGCGCTAGCATTAGCAGCTTCTTGAGCaggagcagcagcagaagtagcagcttccttcttcttgtccttcttTTCGCCAGTTTCAGCTCCGGCGGCAGCAgctggcttcttcttttccttgacTTCTCTGGGAAGTTCAACGTCGTTGTTcaccttcaacttgtcacCTTCTGGGACTTCAACCAATGTGTTCTGGATCAAATCGACCCATCTGATGATATGTCTGTATTTTGccaaatcttcaacagcagtCCACTTGGAAGCAACTGGCAAAACCTTTTCAAAAACAACCAAGTCGGCCTTTGAAGCAACGTTTCCAGCAACAAATGTCTTGGTTCTCAAGTTGGAGTTCAATGATTCCAACGATTCTGGCTCATCGAGTCTGGCGCTCAAGGTCTGGAATTGAGAAGACAAAGCCTTTTGTTCGTTAGTCAAATCGGCGAAATGCGAGTCATCCGCCTTGGAAATATCGGCGAACGATAACTTGGAAAAATTGGTAATGAAATCAGCCATTTTTGGTTACTAAGGTGAAGATCAAAGAGTTAGAACTATTCATAAATGCTACTAGAATAGGTGAAAATTAGTGAACTTTTTTAGTACGGTCACGTGTGAAC
This Scheffersomyces stipitis CBS 6054 chromosome 3, complete sequence DNA region includes the following protein-coding sequences:
- the ARC1 gene encoding G4 quadruplex nucleic acid binding protein (associated with tRNA and amino acyl-tRNA synthetases GU4 nucleic-binding protein 1 (G4p1 protein) (P42) (ARC1 protein)~go_function tRNA binding); the encoded protein is MADFITNFSKLSFADISKADDSHFADLTNEQKALSSQFQTLSARLDEPESLESLNSNLRTKTFVAGNVASKADLVVFEKVLPVASKWTAVEDLAKYRHIIRWVDLIQNTLVEVPEGDKLKVNNDVELPREVKEKKKPAAAAGAETGEKKDKKKEAATSAAAPAQEAANASAGKGPISEEEKAARAEAAKAKKAAKAKAKAEQNAKQAAAVVPPNPSMIDFRVGFIQKAERHPNADSLYMSTIDMGDEEGPRIVCSGLVNYMPIEDLQQRYVVVVANLKPVTMRGVKSCAMVLCASTEGKVEFVNPPAGSKAGEKIFFEGFNGVPEKQLNPKKKIWEAVQPGFSTTENFEVTYTEEGKEPKRLVNERGELCHNTSIVKAEVK